The proteins below come from a single Papaver somniferum cultivar HN1 chromosome 11, ASM357369v1, whole genome shotgun sequence genomic window:
- the LOC113322480 gene encoding zinc finger protein GIS2-like, translating to MTPDRVRRRNPLGPRRFRSRERESYRDAPYRRGDRPSNRNDHLCNNCKRPGHFARDCPNVPVCNNCGLPGHIFAECNAKTTCWRCKESGHVANQCNNDPVCHICGNVGHIARDCSGSGLPLHDTRLCNNCYKPGHIAVDCTNDKACNNCRQSGHIARGCPNESICNVCNVSGHLARQCPKTNIASEIVGGSFRDIVCCNCNQRGHTSHDCVSSMICHNCGGRGHHAFECPSGRMLDRDRDRRIRRF from the exons ATGACTCCAGATAGGGTCAGAAGAAGAAACCCATTGGGGCCTAGACGATTCCGTAGCAGGGAGCGGGAATCCTACCGAGATGCTCCATATCGAAGGGGTGATCGTCCCAGTAACAG GAACGATCATCTTTGCAACAACTGCAAGAGACCTGGACACTTCGCTAGAGATTGTCCAAATGTGCCTGTTTGCAACAACTGTGGGCTTCCTGG GCATATATTTGCCGAGTGCAATGCAAAAACCACGTGCTGGAGATGCAAGGAGTCGGGCCATGTTGCAAACCAGTGCAACAATGATCCTGTATGCCATATCTGTGGGAATGTCGGTCACATTGCACGCGATTGTTCAGGTTCAGGCCTTCCCCTCCATGATACAAGGCTCTGCAACAACTGCTACAAGCCAGGCCACATAGCCGTCGACTGCACTAATGACAAGGCATGCAATAATTGCCGCCAATCTGGCCATATCGCTCGTGGGTGTCCAAATGAGTCAATCTGCAATGTGTGCAATGTCTCAGGTCACCTTGCTCGTCAGTGTCCTAAGACAAATATTGCATCCGAGATTGTGGGTGGGTCTTTCCGTGACATCGTCTGCTGCAACTGCAACCAACGAGGACACACCAGTCATGACTGTGTATCCAGTATGATTTGCCACAACTGCGGGGGACGAGGTCACCATGCCTTCGAGTGCCCTTCAGGCCGTATGCTTGACCGTGACCGTGACCGCAGAATTCGTAGGTTTTAA
- the LOC113322479 gene encoding uncharacterized protein LOC113322479 produces the protein MAQTSTAGSAYLSALTQQIQKKLQRAIVSQDQRLNLLQELFADIALEVDIRARDIILNKDEGVLSPAEDDIETDNHLCFYDVLADHYVKVPENGKPVLDLIVQLWSQSFASHIFSLLFHKWLFEVEIEHTEVRLRYSSALVEGASNVFWIDIQTNKRRFFSLFYYLLEDVALVPKRLSKIPVQAQRDLFLLLSRFIFFYNLDDRLETFLNYYPVFPNAFLVGGPADFFVIELTDQVQKLKVEPVLLHYFSQMRVLQGFELRMTSSTRLKACLYSFTSPGGPMYPTRAVRHAAWEALDFLFPVGRYPRHLISMFFRLLYPWYWPSSCWNFILECIAAIFYSLLGYVFSGWEKLRRPKTT, from the exons ATGGCACAAACGTCTACAGCAGGCTCTGCTTATCTCTCCGCTCTTACCCAACAAATTCAGAAAAAACTCCAAAGG GCGATAGTTTCTCAAGATCAAAGACTTAACTTGTTGCAAGAACTATTTGCAGATATAGCTTTAGAAGTTGATATTCGAGCACGAG ATATAATTCTTAACAAGGATGAAGGGGTACTCTCTCCAGCGGAGGATGATATTGAAACTGATAACCATTTGTGCTTTTACGATGTGCTCGCTGATCATTACGTTAAGGTTCCCGAGAATGGAAAACCCGTCCTTGATTTGATTGTGCAACTCTGGAGTCAGTCATTTGCATCTCACATATTTTCCCTCCTTTTCCATAAATGG TTGTTCGAAGTTGAAATTGAACATACAGAAGTCCGCCTTCGTTATTCATCTGCTCTTGTAGAAGGTGCTTCAAATGTCTTTTG GATTGACATCCAGACAAATAAGAGGCGTTTCTTCTCTTTGTTCTAT TATCTTCTTGAGGATGTTGCACTGGTCCCCAAACGTCTAAGCAAAATTCCGGTGCAG GCTCAACGAGATTTGTTTCTTCTACTATCCAGGTTTATATTCTTTTACAACTTAG ATGACAGGCTCGAAACATTTTTAAACTATTATCCAGTTTTTCCCAATGCTTTTCTGGTTGGTGGTCCTGCAGATTTTTTTGTTATTGAGCTAACTGATCAG GTTCAGAAGTTAAAGGTTGAGCCTGTCTTGCTACATTACTTCTCTCAGATGAGAGTCCTTCAAG GTTTTGAGCTGAGAATGACGTCAAGCACACGGCTAAAGGCTTGCCTCTACAGCTTTACATCCCCTGGTGGTCCAATGTATCCAACACGAGCTGTGCGACATGCGGCCTGGGAAGCATTGGATTTTCTTTTTCCT GTCGGTAGGTATCCGCGTCATCTCATAAGCATGTTTTTTAGGTTGCTATATCCATGGTATTGGCCTTCTTCCTGCTGGAATTTTATATTAGAATGCATCGCAGCTATATTTTATTCTCTGTTGGGGTATGTCTTCTCTGGTTGGGAGAAGCTGAGGAGACCAAAGACCACATAA